A window of Pelagicoccus enzymogenes genomic DNA:
AGGTAACAGTCCCGACTGGCCCGCACGCAAACCCGCACCTGATCCCCAATCCGATAAACATGCTCAGGCTTGGAAGGATCCACATGCTTCATCCAAACCTGAAGCTCCAGCTCCTCTCCCTTTGAGTCGGGGACTGCGTCCAGAGAGCGAGCGACCGGTCCCTGGTCTTTCTCCACGAAAGAATAAACGATAGCTCCTACGAAAAAGACGATAAGAATTGCTCCGATCGGCAGGGCCGCGTCCACGCCAGCGGTCTGTATCACCGTTACAATGACAAGGGCGATAGCGATACAGAAGAGCAGGAACTGACTGCGGATCTTCTTCGCGATCAGCTGCAGCGTGCTATCGCTGGAGGCAGCACCAGAATCGGAGGACATGACGAGGAGTGGTTACAAGGAAGAGAAGGACCCCACCACTCTAGGGCAAGCGCTCCAGCCCGCAAGTTTCAAGCCGCCCGAAACAGCTAGGGCTTACACTGAAACGCCCCGCCTAAATGCCCTCAAAAAGACGAGCTAGCTCGTCACTACCCGGCTTGGAAGCATCGCGGCATCTTCCATACCGTGGATGATCTTCTTGTCCGGCGGGCAAAAAGTCGCCAAGGCGCCAGCGAGCTTCACCGTTTCGCCATCCATGAAGTAGTAGGGATTCAATCGCAGGCGACCACTCGCCTCGTAGGCAGTCCCGTCCTCCGCGTAGAGCGGATGCTTGAGCTGGACCGACTTGCTGAACTCCTGCAAGACATGCGGATGCGTCGCAGCCATATCGACCGCTTCCTGCAACGCCTCCTTCCAATCCTCCTTGGATACGTCATTGCCGATCACCACGCTGCGCGAGCCCCACGCCGTCTCGTGGAAACCTGAAATCTTGAGAACGAGGTTTCGCTCCTTCTGGCTCGCCTCCGCCAAATCCATCCACGAATGCAAGGGCTTGCCTTGAGCAACAGGCCCGTCGATCACCGCTCCAGGCGGCAAGGGAGCTGGATCCACGATCCAAGACATCGGTATCAATTGCTTCAATACCTTCAGAGATTTCTTTCCGATGTTCTCCTTCCAGAAATCTCGGAGCAAATGATGATGAAAGAGCGCCATGCCCATCTTTTCCTCGAGAAAAGGCTTAGCGGGCGGCGTCATGGCGACTTCTCCATTCTCGACCGCTTCGAGGATAAACTCCGCCTCAGGCAGATTCGGCAAGTCAAACAGTTCAAAAAAGCGGTACACGACGTCGATCTTCTCCGGAGAGCCGTCCATATCAAAGTACACGGCGCCTCCGAGAGGAAAGACCTGCTGTACCCACAAGCTGTATACACGATAGCCGCGACGTTGCAGTCGCTCCGCCAGCCAGTCCATTTCCGGCTTATAGGTGCCCGCCTCCTCGCTCACCGCCAGCACGATGACCGGATGATCCTCGTCCGGAGCCAGAGCGGCAATCGAACGGTAGAACGCCTCTTCCATCGCCCCACCCGCTCCCAGGATGCCATCGGCCCCGGAAGCTTCGTATAAGCTATTCAAATACGCCGTCAGCCCGATACCACCTGGAACCGAGTCGAGCTCGGAAAGCGAGAAGCCTTCCCGCGTCACCAGCAAGTCCGGACGGATCACTGGAGGCAGCGCTCCTTTGTTGGCCACGCTACGACAAGCCTCCACCAGGCTCTTGGCCTTGCCTCGATCCAAGTACTCCGCCACCCAAGGGGCATACAGCTCCCTGTTGCGAAGCAACTTTTTGCCCTCGTAAGAGCGACGATAGAGCAGCTC
This region includes:
- a CDS encoding DUF4384 domain-containing protein; the encoded protein is MSSDSGAASSDSTLQLIAKKIRSQFLLFCIAIALVIVTVIQTAGVDAALPIGAILIVFFVGAIVYSFVEKDQGPVARSLDAVPDSKGEELELQVWMKHVDPSKPEHVYRIGDQVRVCVRASRDCYLTLLNLASDGELTILFPNRHNQNNRIQGGITHEIPSDGYGFNIVLEEPVGVDRLKAIATLDPKPLLETQFDPDGEFFHSVPSSATPRAMRVVAASVEKRQDRDWAAASTQFEVKKI